The following are from one region of the Chloroflexota bacterium genome:
- a CDS encoding response regulator: METTKTLIIDTQSKITENYHELEIRGLSVYVIRTHQELFSALYNFAPNVIIIDSAEPEQRRQLLYANIRSMSPAPILVLSVIDEPDIVEKVLDHGADDYLLKPVSPTLLTARIKALARRAYFTNSLY, encoded by the coding sequence TTGGAAACCACAAAAACCCTCATTATCGATACACAATCGAAAATAACCGAAAATTATCACGAGCTAGAAATACGCGGGTTGTCCGTTTATGTAATCCGTACGCACCAAGAGCTATTTAGTGCCCTATACAACTTTGCTCCGAATGTCATCATAATCGATTCGGCGGAGCCAGAACAACGAAGGCAATTACTATATGCGAATATTCGTTCCATGAGCCCTGCCCCCATTTTAGTACTCTCAGTGATTGATGAACCCGATATTGTTGAAAAAGTACTCGATCATGGCGCAGATGACTATCTGCTAAAGCCTGTCTCGCCCACCCTGCTGACCGCGCGCATCAAAGCGCTGGCGCGGCGCGCCTATTTCACAAATTCGTTATATTAA
- a CDS encoding CCA tRNA nucleotidyltransferase: MPDPHSDDFAPYAGRWVAFLGGRVVAQGGTPQQALQAAKANRFKETPTIFFVPIMNSIPFSPLLMHLRAALPDDIEIYLVGGSVRDLLLGRTSHDYDFAMLGDALRVARALANAINGAYYPLDAERGTARIIYTDDDGKRSIIDFASLRGDSLEEDLAARDFTINALALDLRQPDALLDPLGGAADLQAKILRSCSNTSLQSDPLRVLRAIRLAAAYGLRIDIETRQQMRVVIPMLAQVSPERTRDELFRIFETPRLATSIRALDMLGALDVVLPEMAALKNLSQSPPHTLDAWQHTLETVRQLGRLLHVLGPTHDDVASGNLLLGLAVMRLGRYRQQITDYVQQELIVGRSILGLLFAAALYHDIGKPQSQQAEEGGRIRFLEHERIGSELAAERATELHFSNAEINWLQTVVAQHMRPTWLANQLKSEQIPSRRAVYRFFRATSETGPAIVLLSLADLLATYGTGIPPERWRRQLDIGRALLEAWWEHYTEQVAPPALLNGHDLMSEFELEPGPIIGEILDAIKEAQVVGDVTNRENALKFAADFLDMQ; the protein is encoded by the coding sequence GTGCCTGATCCCCACAGCGACGACTTTGCCCCCTACGCCGGGCGCTGGGTGGCCTTTCTGGGAGGGCGGGTTGTGGCCCAGGGTGGCACGCCGCAGCAAGCCTTGCAGGCTGCCAAAGCCAATCGATTTAAAGAAACACCCACGATATTTTTTGTACCCATCATGAATTCAATCCCTTTTTCTCCATTACTGATGCATCTGCGTGCCGCGTTGCCCGATGATATTGAAATTTATTTGGTCGGCGGGAGTGTGCGCGATCTGCTCTTGGGGCGCACGAGCCACGACTACGACTTCGCAATGCTTGGCGATGCCTTGCGTGTTGCGCGCGCTTTAGCCAATGCTATCAATGGTGCCTATTACCCGCTCGATGCCGAGCGTGGTACTGCCCGCATCATCTATACCGATGATGACGGAAAACGCAGCATCATAGATTTTGCGTCTTTACGTGGCGATTCCCTTGAAGAAGACCTCGCTGCCCGCGATTTCACCATCAATGCGCTGGCGCTTGATCTGCGCCAGCCGGATGCGTTGCTCGATCCATTGGGCGGGGCTGCCGATTTGCAGGCCAAAATACTGCGATCTTGTTCCAATACCTCCCTGCAATCAGACCCACTGCGTGTGTTGCGTGCTATTCGTCTGGCAGCCGCTTATGGTCTGCGCATAGACATCGAAACTCGCCAGCAAATGCGAGTTGTAATCCCTATGTTGGCTCAAGTATCCCCGGAGCGCACCCGCGACGAGTTATTCCGCATTTTTGAAACCCCGCGCCTGGCAACCTCAATCCGCGCGTTGGATATGCTGGGCGCGTTGGATGTAGTTTTACCCGAGATGGCAGCGTTAAAGAACTTGTCTCAATCGCCGCCGCACACGCTGGATGCCTGGCAGCATACTCTGGAAACGGTACGCCAATTGGGGCGTTTATTGCATGTTTTAGGGCCAACACACGATGATGTCGCTTCAGGCAATTTGTTGCTCGGACTGGCTGTGATGCGTCTGGGACGCTATCGTCAGCAGATCACAGACTATGTGCAGCAGGAATTGATCGTGGGGCGCTCGATATTAGGGTTGTTGTTTGCGGCGGCTCTCTATCATGATATTGGCAAGCCACAGAGCCAGCAAGCTGAAGAGGGGGGTCGTATCCGTTTTCTGGAGCACGAGCGTATTGGCTCCGAGCTTGCGGCTGAGCGCGCTACGGAACTTCATTTTAGCAACGCTGAAATTAACTGGTTGCAAACTGTGGTGGCGCAACACATGCGCCCTACCTGGTTGGCAAATCAATTAAAGTCCGAACAGATACCCTCGCGGCGCGCGGTTTATCGCTTTTTTCGTGCGACAAGCGAAACTGGCCCCGCGATTGTTTTGCTCTCTCTGGCAGATTTATTGGCTACCTATGGTACTGGTATTCCGCCGGAACGCTGGCGGCGTCAACTGGATATAGGAAGAGCTTTGCTCGAAGCCTGGTGGGAGCATTACACCGAGCAAGTAGCGCCACCCGCATTGTTGAATGGGCATGATTTGATGTCCGAATTTGAGCTTGAACCTGGCCCGATCATTGGCGAAATATTAGATGCGATCAAGGAAGCTCAGGTCGTTGGCGATGTGACGAATCGGGAGAATGCTCTGAAATTCGCTGCTGATTTTCTTGATATGCAGTAG
- the hpt gene encoding hypoxanthine phosphoribosyltransferase: MRDYHDFLQKKLVDESTLQARIEMLGEELSRDYNDKSLHLICILRGGVMFLTDLMRNINIPHSIDFMAISSYGVGARQSTGQVRLTMDLRDDIQGRDVVLVEDIVDSGHTLASVLELLSLRKPASLKVCTLLDKAERREVDVPIDYCGFTIPNEFVFGYGLDIDEYYRGLPFIGVVNPELYQPED, encoded by the coding sequence ATGCGCGATTACCATGATTTTCTGCAAAAGAAACTCGTCGATGAGTCTACCCTTCAGGCGCGCATTGAGATGTTGGGCGAAGAGCTTAGCCGCGATTATAATGACAAAAGTTTGCACCTGATTTGTATTTTGCGTGGCGGCGTCATGTTCCTCACTGATCTTATGCGCAATATCAATATTCCTCATTCGATTGATTTTATGGCGATTTCATCCTACGGTGTTGGCGCGCGGCAATCCACCGGGCAAGTGCGCCTGACGATGGATTTACGCGATGATATTCAGGGGCGCGATGTTGTGTTGGTTGAAGATATTGTCGATAGCGGCCACACGCTGGCCTCGGTACTCGAGCTGCTTTCCCTGCGCAAACCCGCTAGCTTAAAAGTTTGCACCCTGCTCGACAAAGCCGAACGCCGCGAAGTTGATGTCCCCATTGATTATTGCGGCTTTACAATTCCCAATGAATTTGTTTTTGGTTATGGATTGGATATCGACGAATATTATCGGGGATTGCCATTTATTGGGGTGGTCAATCCCGAACTTTATCAGCCCGAAGACTAA
- a CDS encoding thymidine kinase, with translation MKHHKGSVEIVTGSMFCGKTEELIRRIRRAVIAKQQVQVFKPALDNRYAEEKVTSHNGMNFDAYPIINSIEIFEQLRPETTVVAIDEAQFFDSGIVEVVQQLADRDMRVIVAGLDMDFRGEPFGPMPLLMAKAERVYKLHAICMVCGENASRTQRLVDGLPARYDDPVVIVGADELYEARCREHHEVPRSKKE, from the coding sequence ATGAAACATCATAAAGGCTCCGTCGAAATTGTTACCGGCTCCATGTTCTGCGGAAAAACCGAAGAACTCATCCGCCGGATACGCCGTGCTGTGATCGCCAAACAGCAAGTACAGGTTTTTAAGCCTGCGCTTGATAATCGCTACGCTGAGGAAAAAGTCACCTCTCATAATGGAATGAATTTCGATGCATACCCGATAATAAATTCAATCGAAATATTTGAACAATTGCGTCCAGAGACTACCGTGGTTGCCATTGATGAAGCCCAATTTTTTGATAGCGGTATTGTAGAAGTTGTTCAGCAATTAGCCGATCGCGATATGCGCGTCATCGTCGCTGGTCTCGATATGGATTTTCGCGGCGAACCTTTTGGACCTATGCCGTTGTTGATGGCGAAAGCCGAACGCGTTTATAAACTGCACGCCATTTGTATGGTGTGCGGCGAAAATGCTTCGCGCACGCAACGCCTGGTCGATGGCTTGCCTGCCCGTTATGACGATCCAGTTGTCATCGTTGGCGCCGACGAACTTTACGAAGCCCGCTGTCGTGAACACCACGAAGTGCCGCGTTCAAAAAAGGAGTAA
- the rpmE gene encoding 50S ribosomal protein L31 yields MKSEIHPKYFPEATVVCSCGNTWTTGSTQENIRTDICYKCHPFYTGEQRIVDTEGQVDRFMKKLQAREEYIADKHAQATARVAPDRPVAELELGARTEKALADAGITEVGHVLDRLESGEDTLLDVKGFGRKSLADLKKALRRLGYELPEAVELAAA; encoded by the coding sequence ATGAAGAGTGAAATTCATCCCAAATATTTCCCAGAGGCCACAGTTGTCTGTTCCTGTGGCAACACCTGGACAACGGGTTCTACCCAGGAAAACATCCGCACAGATATTTGCTACAAATGCCACCCGTTTTATACCGGTGAGCAACGTATCGTGGATACTGAGGGTCAGGTTGACCGCTTTATGAAGAAACTTCAGGCCCGCGAAGAGTACATCGCCGATAAGCATGCCCAAGCCACTGCGCGTGTTGCTCCAGATCGTCCAGTTGCCGAATTGGAATTAGGCGCGCGTACCGAGAAGGCGCTGGCGGATGCCGGTATAACCGAAGTTGGTCACGTGCTTGATCGCCTTGAGAGCGGTGAAGATACGCTGCTCGATGTCAAAGGTTTTGGCCGCAAGTCGCTTGCAGACCTCAAAAAGGCCCTGCGACGGTTAGGATACGAACTTCCCGAAGCCGTGGAATTGGCTGCTGCATAA
- the rpmA gene encoding 50S ribosomal protein L27, with the protein MAHKKGGGSSRNGRDSESKRLGVKKFGGEHVISGNIIVRQRGTKIKPGRNVGLGKDYTIFATIEGFVKFETITGGRKRVSVEPAAAD; encoded by the coding sequence ATGGCTCATAAAAAAGGTGGCGGGTCATCCCGCAACGGACGCGACAGTGAATCCAAACGCTTAGGCGTGAAGAAATTTGGTGGCGAGCATGTTATTTCTGGCAATATTATCGTTCGTCAGCGCGGTACCAAAATTAAACCTGGCCGTAACGTAGGTCTCGGCAAAGACTACACGATTTTTGCAACCATTGAAGGTTTTGTCAAATTTGAAACCATTACCGGCGGTCGCAAGCGTGTTAGCGTCGAACCTGCCGCGGCAGATTAG
- the rplU gene encoding 50S ribosomal protein L21 has protein sequence MSYAIFENGGKQYKAVPGATVDIDRLSIEEGVSIEFDQVLLFSNDGDVQVGAPTVDGVKVKGTVEEHFKAKKIIVFKYIPSKRYRRTQGHRQKYTRVRIDEIG, from the coding sequence ATGTCCTACGCGATTTTTGAAAATGGCGGCAAGCAGTATAAGGCCGTCCCTGGTGCCACGGTTGATATCGACCGCCTGTCTATTGAAGAAGGTGTTTCGATTGAATTCGATCAGGTACTGTTATTCTCCAATGATGGAGACGTTCAAGTGGGTGCTCCCACTGTCGATGGTGTCAAAGTAAAAGGCACTGTTGAAGAACATTTCAAAGCGAAGAAAATTATCGTTTTTAAATATATCCCGAGCAAACGCTATCGCCGTACCCAGGGCCATCGCCAGAAGTATACTCGGGTTCGCATTGACGAGATTGGATAA
- a CDS encoding ferredoxin family protein: MPVTGWIEVNDHYCKGCDICVAACPQDVIELNMERLTPKGYHPAHLISEGCTGCGICAIVCPDAAITVYRETPQRTRQKITVQEIA, encoded by the coding sequence ATGCCCGTAACAGGTTGGATCGAAGTCAATGACCACTATTGCAAGGGTTGCGATATTTGTGTTGCTGCCTGCCCGCAAGATGTCATTGAACTAAATATGGAACGGCTGACCCCCAAGGGTTACCATCCGGCGCATCTGATCTCAGAAGGCTGCACCGGTTGTGGCATCTGCGCAATTGTATGCCCGGATGCGGCGATTACCGTATATCGAGAAACACCTCAACGCACACGACAAAAGATCACTGTCCAGGAGATAGCATAA
- a CDS encoding 3-methyl-2-oxobutanoate dehydrogenase subunit VorB, with protein sequence MSKQLLKGNEAFAEAAIRAGCEGFFGYPITPSTEFLEYMAKRMPELGRAFVQAESEVAAINMVYGAACTGKRVMTASSSPGISLMMEGISYLAGTEVPAVIVNVMRGGPGLGNIAPAQGDYYQMVKGGGHGDYFPIVLAPASVQEAINIMGVAFDLADKYRAVVHMIVDGNMGQMMEPAELPPMRELPKEPPKWAVTGAKGRKPNFLSSIYIDPVEQEVTNLRLLKRWLEIEKNEVRFAESNLEDAEIAVIGFGTSGRVASSAIRIAREEGIKVGLLRPITLAPFPEKRLEEISKQVRRILVVEMNSGMMLDDVNRVVQGRVPVEFYGRMGGITPLPDEILDEIRRVATNQMPVNGDARQQWITRLEKIVGGQA encoded by the coding sequence GTGAGTAAACAATTACTGAAGGGAAATGAAGCCTTTGCCGAAGCCGCAATACGTGCTGGATGCGAAGGCTTTTTCGGCTACCCCATCACACCTTCTACAGAATTCTTAGAATATATGGCCAAGCGCATGCCCGAGCTTGGCCGTGCTTTTGTACAGGCCGAGAGCGAAGTAGCCGCCATCAATATGGTTTATGGCGCCGCTTGCACCGGTAAACGGGTAATGACCGCATCATCCAGCCCCGGCATTAGCCTGATGATGGAAGGCATTTCCTATCTGGCTGGCACGGAAGTTCCCGCGGTGATCGTTAACGTGATGCGCGGCGGCCCCGGTCTGGGGAATATCGCTCCGGCGCAAGGTGACTACTATCAAATGGTAAAAGGTGGCGGACACGGTGACTACTTCCCGATTGTATTGGCTCCGGCCAGCGTTCAGGAGGCGATTAACATTATGGGGGTGGCCTTTGATCTAGCCGACAAATATCGTGCAGTGGTACACATGATCGTGGATGGAAATATGGGTCAAATGATGGAACCCGCCGAACTGCCTCCCATGCGGGAACTCCCCAAAGAGCCGCCCAAATGGGCCGTTACCGGGGCTAAGGGGCGCAAACCCAATTTCTTGTCTTCAATATATATTGATCCGGTCGAGCAAGAAGTCACAAACCTACGCCTGCTCAAACGTTGGCTGGAGATCGAGAAAAACGAAGTCCGCTTCGCCGAATCGAATCTGGAAGATGCTGAGATCGCAGTAATCGGTTTTGGCACCTCGGGACGAGTCGCCTCATCGGCTATCCGAATCGCTCGCGAGGAAGGCATCAAGGTCGGGCTGTTGCGTCCGATCACACTGGCCCCCTTCCCCGAAAAACGCCTGGAGGAAATCTCCAAACAGGTCAGGCGTATTCTGGTCGTTGAAATGAATTCAGGCATGATGCTGGATGATGTCAACCGCGTTGTGCAGGGCCGCGTTCCGGTTGAGTTTTACGGACGCATGGGCGGGATTACACCGCTGCCCGATGAAATTCTGGATGAAATTCGGCGTGTCGCGACCAACCAGATGCCTGTCAATGGGGATGCGCGCCAACAATGGATTACACGGCTCGAAAAGATTGTCGGAGGCCAGGCATGA
- a CDS encoding 2-oxoglutarate oxidoreductase gives MTTLHQVDHEIVYQRPESLSDANTHYCPGCTHGVAHRLVAEVLDEMGIREKTIGVAPVGCSVFAYKYFNMDFVEAAHGRAPAMATGVKRVLPQSTVYTYQGDGDLASIGMAEIMHVAARGENITVIFINNAIYGMTGGQMAPTTLPGMKTTSSPLGRDVELSGFPIRMSEMLATMDGAGYIARGSLHDAKHIRKAKKAIRIAFETQERGLGFSMVELLSSCPTNWKVTPNEALDFIAEQMVPVFPLGEFKTNPELAKLRV, from the coding sequence ATGACCACACTTCATCAAGTAGATCACGAAATTGTATATCAGCGACCTGAGTCATTATCGGATGCTAATACCCACTATTGCCCTGGATGCACACACGGCGTGGCACACCGGCTGGTGGCTGAAGTACTTGACGAGATGGGCATCCGCGAAAAAACGATTGGCGTAGCACCAGTCGGCTGTTCGGTTTTCGCATATAAATATTTCAATATGGATTTTGTAGAAGCGGCGCACGGACGCGCCCCGGCGATGGCAACCGGGGTCAAGCGGGTACTGCCTCAAAGTACTGTCTACACCTATCAGGGCGACGGCGATCTGGCCTCGATTGGCATGGCCGAGATTATGCACGTCGCGGCACGGGGCGAAAATATCACCGTGATCTTCATCAACAACGCCATCTACGGCATGACCGGCGGTCAAATGGCCCCGACAACCCTCCCCGGCATGAAGACAACTTCATCCCCGCTGGGCCGCGATGTTGAACTCAGCGGCTTCCCCATTCGCATGTCGGAAATGTTGGCTACGATGGACGGCGCGGGGTATATCGCCCGCGGCAGCCTGCACGATGCCAAGCACATTCGTAAAGCCAAGAAAGCCATCCGGATTGCATTTGAGACACAGGAACGCGGGTTGGGCTTCTCAATGGTAGAACTGCTATCATCATGTCCGACGAACTGGAAAGTCACGCCCAATGAGGCGCTTGATTTCATCGCCGAACAAATGGTGCCGGTGTTCCCGCTGGGCGAATTCAAAACCAACCCTGAGCTAGCCAAATTACGCGTATAG
- a CDS encoding 2-oxoacid:ferredoxin oxidoreductase subunit gamma, with protein MTETSIIISGFGGQGTLFSGQVLAYAALDNGKEVTWIPSYGPEMRGGTAHCTVIISDEPIGSPLVRNPDVAVILNLPSLDKYEYTVKADGVLIVNASLINRKIERKNIRNIYIPANEIAEEIGLSRMANMVMLGGMIYMKPVLNLEMVKEALSEHIPSRHRRTLPMNFTAMERGYAFAQEAFEKTVA; from the coding sequence ATGACAGAAACCAGCATCATCATCTCCGGCTTTGGCGGGCAAGGGACGCTCTTTTCAGGCCAGGTTTTAGCGTATGCCGCCCTCGACAACGGTAAAGAAGTCACCTGGATTCCATCCTATGGCCCCGAAATGCGCGGCGGCACCGCGCACTGCACCGTCATCATCTCCGATGAACCCATTGGCTCTCCGCTCGTGCGCAATCCGGATGTGGCTGTCATACTCAATTTGCCATCTCTGGACAAATATGAATACACTGTCAAGGCGGATGGCGTGCTGATTGTGAATGCATCCTTGATTAACCGAAAAATCGAGCGCAAGAATATCCGCAATATCTACATCCCAGCCAATGAAATTGCCGAAGAAATCGGTCTAAGTCGCATGGCAAATATGGTCATGCTCGGCGGGATGATTTACATGAAGCCGGTACTCAACCTGGAAATGGTCAAAGAAGCCTTGAGCGAACATATCCCCTCGCGCCACCGCCGCACACTGCCGATGAACTTCACGGCAATGGAACGCGGCTACGCCTTCGCGCAGGAGGCGTTTGAAAAAACCGTAGCATAA
- the ligA gene encoding NAD-dependent DNA ligase LigA: MNDQQLHQHLEELRRQIEYHNYQYHGLDQPIVSDYEYDQLLLELRQIEEQHPEWITPDSPSQRAGAPVAEKFEKVHHPAPILSLGNAFDADGARAWRERIAKVDERALDADFVIEPKLDGLSVVLHYQDGIFVQGSTRGDGEVGEVITDNLRTIKALPLRIPVTDDRRPTTDRGPSPVPYPPSTLVVRGEVFIRLSDFEQLNAELTAAGEKTYVNPRNTAAGALRNLDPAVTASRPLTLLIYQIVDWQNEPSTFNLQPTTQTETITYLKKLGFPVPESTHCRTIEEAIAIHGEWQEKRATLDYEIDGMVIKINDHQLFNDLGIVGKDPRGAVAFKFPAQEVTTQLLDIGVNVGRTGVLTPYAMLDPVEVGGVVVKQATLHNFDFIFEKDIRIGDRVRIKRAGDVIPYVIGPIEAARQGKEKPYTPPETCPACTQPVERIEGEVAWYCVNAACPAQLIRNVEHFVSRGAMDIVGMGFKIVEQLVTEGLLGDVADLYTLERDALLALEGFAEKKAENLLEAIVVSKGKPLSRLLTALGIRGIGEVVATDLAAHYGSLDSLSQSTPGGLQTIEGIGPNIAQALVDWFERPANRAVLEKLKSSGVWPYGPSSVVGRPSSTPLTGLTFVVTGTLTGFTRAEIKTFIQAHGGKVTGSVSNHTHYLVAGEKAGSKLTKAQELGVNIISETELRRIVGES; the protein is encoded by the coding sequence ATGAACGATCAACAACTTCACCAACATCTGGAAGAACTGCGTCGCCAGATCGAGTACCACAACTACCAATACCATGGTCTCGACCAACCGATCGTTAGCGATTACGAATACGACCAACTTTTGCTGGAACTACGCCAGATCGAAGAGCAGCACCCCGAATGGATCACACCGGATTCGCCCAGCCAGCGTGCCGGGGCGCCGGTCGCCGAGAAATTTGAGAAAGTTCATCATCCCGCGCCAATTCTCAGCCTGGGCAACGCCTTTGATGCCGACGGTGCCCGCGCCTGGCGGGAGCGTATCGCCAAAGTGGACGAGCGCGCCCTGGATGCTGATTTCGTCATCGAACCCAAACTCGACGGTCTAAGCGTGGTGTTGCATTATCAGGATGGCATCTTCGTTCAAGGCAGTACCCGCGGCGATGGCGAAGTTGGGGAAGTCATAACGGACAATCTTAGAACCATTAAAGCCCTGCCATTGCGCATCCCTGTGACCGACGACCGACGACCGACGACCGACCGCGGCCCGTCCCCTGTCCCCTATCCCCCGTCTACCCTTGTCGTGCGCGGCGAAGTCTTCATCCGTCTGTCCGATTTCGAACAATTAAACGCCGAACTAACAGCAGCGGGCGAAAAAACCTACGTCAATCCGCGCAACACCGCGGCTGGAGCCTTGCGCAACCTCGATCCCGCCGTCACCGCCTCGCGTCCACTGACGTTGCTCATTTATCAGATCGTAGATTGGCAAAACGAACCTTCAACCTTCAACCTTCAACCCACAACACAAACCGAAACGATCACTTATCTCAAAAAACTCGGCTTCCCCGTCCCTGAAAGTACCCACTGCCGCACTATTGAAGAAGCCATCGCTATCCACGGCGAATGGCAAGAAAAACGCGCTACCCTCGACTACGAAATTGACGGTATGGTCATCAAAATCAACGACCACCAGCTTTTCAATGATCTCGGCATCGTCGGCAAAGACCCGCGCGGCGCGGTGGCTTTCAAATTCCCGGCGCAAGAAGTCACTACCCAACTGCTCGATATCGGCGTCAATGTCGGGCGCACCGGCGTGCTGACCCCCTACGCCATGCTCGACCCCGTCGAAGTTGGCGGTGTAGTCGTCAAACAGGCCACCCTGCACAATTTTGATTTCATCTTCGAGAAAGACATCCGCATCGGCGACCGCGTGCGTATCAAGCGTGCCGGCGATGTGATCCCCTACGTCATCGGCCCCATTGAGGCCGCGCGCCAGGGCAAAGAAAAACCTTATACGCCCCCCGAAACTTGCCCGGCCTGCACACAACCCGTCGAGCGCATCGAGGGCGAAGTCGCCTGGTACTGTGTCAACGCCGCCTGCCCGGCGCAACTTATCCGCAACGTGGAGCATTTCGTCTCGCGTGGCGCGATGGATATTGTGGGTATGGGCTTCAAAATTGTGGAACAACTCGTGACCGAGGGTTTGCTTGGCGATGTGGCCGATCTCTACACCCTGGAGCGGGATGCGTTGCTCGCTCTGGAGGGGTTCGCGGAAAAGAAAGCTGAGAACCTGCTCGAGGCGATTGTTGTCTCCAAGGGCAAACCCCTGAGCCGCCTGCTGACCGCCCTGGGGATTCGCGGCATCGGTGAAGTTGTCGCCACGGATTTGGCCGCGCATTATGGCAGCCTGGACTCCCTCAGCCAGTCCACCCCTGGAGGCTTGCAAACCATCGAGGGCATCGGCCCCAATATTGCTCAGGCGCTAGTCGATTGGTTTGAACGTCCCGCCAACCGCGCTGTTTTGGAGAAACTGAAATCAAGTGGGGTTTGGCCTTATGGCCCGTCGTCGGTCGTCGGTCGTCCGTCGTCCACCCCCCTCACCGGACTCACCTTTGTGGTAACAGGCACCCTCACCGGGTTCACGCGCGCGGAAATCAAAACCTTCATTCAAGCCCACGGTGGCAAAGTCACCGGTTCAGTCAGTAATCATACCCATTATCTGGTCGCCGGGGAAAAAGCCGGTTCCAAACTCACCAAAGCGCAAGAGCTGGGCGTGAATATCATCAGCGAAACTGAACTACGCCGCATAGTGGGGGAATCTTAA
- a CDS encoding aminotransferase class I/II-fold pyridoxal phosphate-dependent enzyme produces the protein MDLNNSNDAVARRMAAMVDRISGMKNNDEYYYNMPVSELRGGSKVIVHGREMGMYASYSYLGLVGHPRINKAAQDAVSRYGTGTHGVRTLAGTLVLHGELEDTISEFKQAEAAITYTSGYVTNLTVVSTLMSRGDYVFSDKLNHASIVDGCMMSGAKFRRFKHNDMDSLERMLESAPADAAKLVVADAVFSMDGDIIDLPKMVALCQKYNAWLMMDEAHSLGVLGKTGRGIEEHFDMWGSVDIKMGTLSKTIPSVGGYVAGKKDLITYLRHASRAYIFSAALPPAQAAAANEAFKVILDEPWRVEKLNANTQQFIGGLKARGFDTMLTETAIVPVLCGADETAYAVTRHAQKNNLFVLPVVSPAVPVGLARLRATVLASHEEKDIEYAMDVIAESGKEIGII, from the coding sequence ATGGATTTGAATAACAGCAACGATGCCGTTGCTCGTCGCATGGCCGCCATGGTAGACCGCATCAGCGGTATGAAGAACAACGACGAATATTATTATAATATGCCAGTCTCTGAATTGCGCGGCGGCTCCAAAGTGATCGTTCACGGACGCGAGATGGGGATGTATGCCTCGTACAGCTATCTGGGGTTGGTGGGGCATCCACGCATCAACAAAGCCGCTCAAGATGCTGTATCGCGCTACGGCACCGGCACTCACGGCGTGCGCACCCTGGCCGGTACGCTCGTTTTGCACGGCGAACTGGAAGACACGATCTCGGAATTCAAACAAGCCGAAGCCGCAATCACCTACACTTCGGGCTATGTCACCAATCTGACCGTAGTTTCCACGCTGATGAGCCGCGGCGATTATGTTTTCTCTGACAAGCTCAACCATGCCAGCATTGTGGATGGCTGCATGATGTCGGGGGCCAAGTTCCGCCGTTTCAAGCACAACGATATGGACAGCCTCGAGCGCATGTTGGAAAGCGCCCCCGCCGATGCGGCCAAGCTGGTGGTTGCCGACGCGGTCTTCAGCATGGATGGCGATATTATTGACCTGCCCAAAATGGTGGCGCTGTGCCAAAAATACAACGCCTGGCTGATGATGGATGAAGCTCATTCGTTGGGTGTGTTGGGCAAAACCGGGCGCGGCATCGAAGAGCACTTCGACATGTGGGGTTCCGTCGATATTAAAATGGGCACCCTCAGCAAAACCATCCCCTCCGTGGGCGGTTATGTAGCCGGTAAGAAAGACCTGATCACCTATCTACGGCACGCCAGCCGGGCCTATATCTTCTCGGCGGCGCTGCCCCCAGCGCAGGCCGCCGCGGCCAACGAGGCCTTCAAAGTCATTCTCGACGAACCCTGGCGCGTGGAAAAACTCAACGCCAACACCCAACAGTTTATCGGCGGGCTGAAGGCGCGCGGTTTCGACACCATGCTAACCGAAACCGCCATTGTGCCTGTACTCTGCGGCGCAGACGAAACCGCCTACGCTGTTACCCGCCACGCCCAGAAGAATAATCTTTTCGTGCTGCCGGTTGTCTCCCCGGCAGTGCCAGTCGGCTTGGCTCGTTTGCGCGCCACCGTGCTGGCCTCCCATGAAGAAAAAGACATCGAATACGCGATGGATGTAATTGCCGAATCTGGTAAAGAGATCGGCATTATTTAG